In the Dermochelys coriacea isolate rDerCor1 chromosome 25, rDerCor1.pri.v4, whole genome shotgun sequence genome, one interval contains:
- the LOC119848184 gene encoding zinc finger protein 676-like, whose translation MEAGKSSPKSPVRRKRKRSQRLLSRAAVPLEFYRCDICKKDIKHLSNFQEHQRIHTGERPYHCETCQKKFIRCADLIKHRLVHSDNRPHCCDACGKHFKLAGDLAKHSKVHSDEAPFQCDVCAKRFKRTSCLIKHLRIHTEEKPFKCSQCSKRFKWEASVKEHQRIHTGERPFKCEHCPKSFTHFSTFLQHKRTHQNQKQFSCKCCSKSFNHKSNLLKHQRTVHG comes from the coding sequence ATGGAAGCAGGGAAAAGCTCTCCAAAGTCCCCAGTCAGGAGAAAGCGGAAGCGATCTCAGCGGCTCCTCAGCCGTGCGGCTGTTCCCCTCGAGTTCTACCGCTGCGACATCTGCAAGAAGGACATCAAGCACCTCTCCAACTTCCAGGagcaccagcgcatccacacAGGCGAGCGGCCCTACCACTGTGAGACCTGCCAGAAGAAGTTTATCCGCTGCGCTGACCTCATTAAGCACCGCCTGGTCCACTCGGACAATCGGCCCCACTGCTGCGATGCCTGTGGCAAGCACTTCAAGCTGGCTGGGGACCTGGCCAAGCACAGCAAGGTCCATTCGGACGAGGCGCCCTTCCAGTGCGATGTGTGCGCCAAGCGCTTCAAGCGCACGTCCTGCCTCATCAAGCATCTCCGCATCCACACCGAGGAGAAGCCTTTCAAGTGCTCCCAGTGCAGTAAGAGGTTCAAATGGGAAGCCTCAGTCAAGGAGCATCAGCGCATCCACACAGGCGAGAGGCCTTTCAAATGCGAGCACTGCCCCAAGAGCTTCACCCACTTCTCCACCTTCCTGCAGCACAAGAGAACTCACCAGAACCAGAAGCAGTTCAGCTGCAAATGCTGCTCCAAGTCCTTTAACCACAAGTCCAACCTACTGAAGCACCAGCGCACGGTACATGGCTAG
- the TPGS1 gene encoding tubulin polyglutamylase complex subunit 1 isoform X2 — protein MAACEKRRSAPAPATGSGFVEPVRAAVGGREPESEADFLLQAGVTTMVREALLKVLEARPEEPVSFLASYFEKLVLSGPQGGVAGDRHGQQQQRLVRALWTAFNNNVSMAYECLSARGRRKKPGVNGKIYSELLKKICQDGEAPEEVVSSLLRKIQCRDHEAVPFDVFRYGVLSCFVLLEFVAKADTLYNVLDDGSGVADKRVCQAVLGTLENALGASDFSVPIRYLEAGSKLGPDCLALTMDKALLERKICSSMNREEFLTKATALFIAKVKPID, from the exons ATGGCGGCCTGCGAGAAGCGGCGCTCAGCTCCGGCCCCGGCGACCGGGAGCGGGTTCGTGGAGCCGGTTCGGGCGGCAGTTGGAGGCCGGGAGCCGGAGAGCGAGGCCGACTTCCTGCTCCAAGCCGGGGTGACGACCATGGTGCGGGAGGCGCTGCTGAAGGTGCTGGAGGCCCGGCCCGAGGAGCCCGTCTCCTTCCTGGCCAGTTACTTCGAAAAGCTGGTGCTGAGCGGCCCCCAGGGCGGTGTCGCCGGGGACCGGcacgggcagcagcagcagcgcctcGTCCGGGCCCTGTG GACTGCCTTTAACAACAACGTCAGCATGGCTTACGAGTGCCTGAGTGCTAGGGGCAGAAGGAAGAAGCCAGGTGTTAATGGCAAAATCTACAGTGAGTTGCTCAAGAAGATCTGTCAAGATGGGGAAGCCCCTGAAGAGGTTGTTTCTTCTTTGCTGAGGAAGATACAGTGCCGGGACCATGAGGCAGTGCCTTTTGATGTCTTCCGCTATGGGGTGCTCAGCTGCTTCGTGCTTCTTGAGTTTGTGGCCAAGGCTGATACTTTGTACAATGTACTTGATGATGGTTCTGGCGTGGCGGATAAAAGGGTTTGCCAGGCAGTCCTGGGCACTCTGGAAAATGCTCTCGGAGCCAGCGACTTCTCTGTGCCCATCCGTTATTTGGAGGCCGGTTCCAAGCTGGGACCAGACTGTTTGGCTTTGACTATGGATAAAGCATTGCTAGAGAGGAAGATTTGCTCCTCCATGAACAGGGAAGAGTTTCTAACGAAAGCCACAGCCCTATTCATTGCAAAAGTAAAACCCATTGACTGA
- the TPGS1 gene encoding tubulin polyglutamylase complex subunit 1 isoform X1, with product MAACEKRRSAPAPATGSGFVEPVRAAVGGREPESEADFLLQAGVTTMVREALLKVLEARPEEPVSFLASYFEKLVLSGPQGGVAGDRHGQQQQRLVRALWYVRLAHHSHRTAFNNNVSMAYECLSARGRRKKPGVNGKIYSELLKKICQDGEAPEEVVSSLLRKIQCRDHEAVPFDVFRYGVLSCFVLLEFVAKADTLYNVLDDGSGVADKRVCQAVLGTLENALGASDFSVPIRYLEAGSKLGPDCLALTMDKALLERKICSSMNREEFLTKATALFIAKVKPID from the exons ATGGCGGCCTGCGAGAAGCGGCGCTCAGCTCCGGCCCCGGCGACCGGGAGCGGGTTCGTGGAGCCGGTTCGGGCGGCAGTTGGAGGCCGGGAGCCGGAGAGCGAGGCCGACTTCCTGCTCCAAGCCGGGGTGACGACCATGGTGCGGGAGGCGCTGCTGAAGGTGCTGGAGGCCCGGCCCGAGGAGCCCGTCTCCTTCCTGGCCAGTTACTTCGAAAAGCTGGTGCTGAGCGGCCCCCAGGGCGGTGTCGCCGGGGACCGGcacgggcagcagcagcagcgcctcGTCCGGGCCCTGTGGTACGTGCGCCTGGCCCACCATTCACACAG GACTGCCTTTAACAACAACGTCAGCATGGCTTACGAGTGCCTGAGTGCTAGGGGCAGAAGGAAGAAGCCAGGTGTTAATGGCAAAATCTACAGTGAGTTGCTCAAGAAGATCTGTCAAGATGGGGAAGCCCCTGAAGAGGTTGTTTCTTCTTTGCTGAGGAAGATACAGTGCCGGGACCATGAGGCAGTGCCTTTTGATGTCTTCCGCTATGGGGTGCTCAGCTGCTTCGTGCTTCTTGAGTTTGTGGCCAAGGCTGATACTTTGTACAATGTACTTGATGATGGTTCTGGCGTGGCGGATAAAAGGGTTTGCCAGGCAGTCCTGGGCACTCTGGAAAATGCTCTCGGAGCCAGCGACTTCTCTGTGCCCATCCGTTATTTGGAGGCCGGTTCCAAGCTGGGACCAGACTGTTTGGCTTTGACTATGGATAAAGCATTGCTAGAGAGGAAGATTTGCTCCTCCATGAACAGGGAAGAGTTTCTAACGAAAGCCACAGCCCTATTCATTGCAAAAGTAAAACCCATTGACTGA
- the CDC34 gene encoding ubiquitin-conjugating enzyme E2 R1, whose product MARPLVPSSQKALLLELKGLQEEPVEGFRVTLVDEGDLYNWEVAIFGPPNTHYEGGYFKARLRFPIDYPYSPPAFRFLTKMWHPNIYETGDVCISILHPPVDDPQSGELPSERWNPTQNVRTILLSVISLLNEPNTFSPANVDASVMYRKWKDSKGKDREYTDIIRKQVLGTKVDAERDGVKVPTTLAEYCVKTKTPAPDEGSDLFYDDYYEDDEMEEEADSCYGDEDDSGNEES is encoded by the exons ATGGCCCGGCCGCTGGTGCCCAGCTCGCAGAAggcgctgctgctggagctgaaggggctgcaggaggagccCGTGGAGGGGTTCCGGGTCACCCTGGTGGACGAGGGCGACCTGTACAACTGGGAGGTGGCGATCTTCGGGCCCCCCAACACCCACTACGAGGGCGGGTACTTCAAG GCTCGTCTCAGGTTTCCTATTGATTATCCCTATTCGCCCCCTGCCTTTAGGTTCCTGACCAAAATGTGGCACCCTAACATCTATGAG ACAGGCGATGTCTGTATTTCAATTCTCCACCCTCCAGTGGATGACCCGCAGAGCGGGGAGCTGCCTTCCGAGCGATGGAACCCCACCCAGAATGTACG GACTATCCTTCTGAGTGTGATCTCGCTGCTCAATGAGCCCAACACCTTCTCACCCGCAAATGTGGATGCCTCTGTGATGTACAGAAAGTGGAAGGACAGCAAAGGGAAGGATCGGGAGTACACAGATATCATCAG GAAGCAAGTCCTGGGAACCAAGGTGGATGCTGAACGGGATGGTGTGAAGGTCCCCACCACGTTGGCAGAGTACTGTGTGAAGACCAAGACTCCAGCCCCGGATGAAGGCTCAGACCTTTTCTACGATGACTACTATGAGGATGATGAGATGGAGGAAGAGGCAGACAGTTGCTATGGTGATGAGGATGATTCTGGCAATGAGGAATCCTGA